A single window of uncultured Pseudodesulfovibrio sp. DNA harbors:
- a CDS encoding winged helix-turn-helix transcriptional regulator — protein sequence MADQIENVVTGMLITDGCYLKPSKNTRVLAILDALSRDSRLSQFELGKQLHLSGAMVNQYLKQLQSEGLVEFCPVNGKSYSYTLTDQGHQSRQRMFSDYSSETVRLYSTIKEFVLDQLSLLESQGKRKLALFGASETCEVVLSALRDTGFQVLALLDNDTKKQGQIFNGHVVSAPHVLDQVDCDAVVITSFGKQAEIYEQLKPYSEKRGFQIVRF from the coding sequence ATGGCAGATCAAATTGAAAATGTGGTTACCGGAATGTTGATAACCGACGGGTGCTACCTTAAGCCGAGTAAGAACACGCGTGTGCTTGCCATTCTGGATGCCCTTTCAAGGGATTCCCGTTTGTCTCAGTTTGAACTGGGCAAACAGCTTCATTTGTCCGGGGCTATGGTCAATCAGTATCTCAAACAACTCCAGTCCGAGGGACTGGTTGAGTTTTGCCCTGTTAACGGGAAGAGCTATAGCTATACTCTGACGGATCAGGGACATCAGTCGCGGCAGCGGATGTTTTCAGATTATTCATCTGAAACGGTCCGTTTGTATTCGACCATTAAAGAATTTGTTTTGGATCAACTCTCTTTGCTGGAGAGCCAAGGAAAAAGAAAGCTGGCGTTATTCGGTGCATCCGAGACCTGCGAAGTGGTTTTATCCGCTCTGAGGGATACAGGATTTCAGGTCCTGGCGCTTCTTGATAATGATACGAAGAAACAGGGGCAGATTTTCAACGGCCATGTGGTTTCCGCACCGCATGTTCTGGATCAGGTGGACTGCGATGCCGTAGTCATCACCTCGTTTGGCAAACAAGCCGAGATTTATGAGCAGCTCAAGCCGTATTCCGAAAAGCGCGGATTTCAAATTGTGAGATTCTGA